The genomic DNA TACTCACCGCTCCGGTTGCCGCGCACATGATAGGCCGAGCCGCCTACTACAGTAAAATCCCCCTGTGGGAGGGCACCATTTGCGATGAACTCGGAGAAGGAGCGAAAAAGAGCGCCGACAAAAGGGGAGAAACATCCGGAGAAGGAGAATAGGCAGGCAGAACCTGAGGATGTCCCTCAGCGGATGGTATAATTGATAGTGAGCATTAATGGAATGGAATCCAGGTATGCGGTGCTGTAAAAATCCGGAAAGGAGGAAATCATGAAAAAGACTATGGTGATGCTTTTCCTGGTAGCACTGATGTTGCCGGTGGTCCTGATGTCGGGATGCGGGGCGAAGACGCCCGACGAGAAGGCCGATGCGATCGTTTCCGAGCTTAACGACAGCCTCCAGCTGACCGACGTGCAGCGACGGAACCTCGACAGCATCATGAACGAGATCCTCAACAAGCGGACCCAGATAGACCGGCAACTGGCGGACCAGATCCAGTACGGGTTCACTTCCCAGCTTCGCAAGGACAAGTTCGACCCTGCGGAATTCGAAGAGTTCATGCTCAAATACAACGAGCAGTCCAACGAGATGGTTCGGTTCATCGGCCAGAAGCTGTCCGAATTTCACGCCATGCTGAGTCCGCCGCAGCGAAACCGGCTCGTGGAGGAAATCGCCAAGAACAGGGAGCGGTGGCTCATGCAGTGACGGGAGGATCATCGGGAGGATGGCACCCCCATTTCCGGGTGCCATCTTTCCATGTGCCTCGCATGGGTTTCGAGATAGGCACCCTGCTTGAAGAACCGGTCGTAGAACCCGGTATCCAGGTGCTGGGCCTGCAGGCATGTGATGAGGAAGATCGACGGCACGGTGCCCGGGAATTTCCCGAAGGTGTCGAAAACGTACTGCGCCTGCAGAGCTATGCATTCACGGAATTCTTCGCTATGCACCTGCGCTGCGGATCGAACCTTTGCCGATTCCTTCCACGGCCCCGGCGTCTCGGGATGAAAGGGACCGCCGGGTCCGAATTTCCGGAGGCATACCGCCTCCACCGCGTTCCGCATGTCGGGAACGTGGGGCGGACAGAACCCTTCCATCACCCCTTCCAGCCCTGTCGGATTAGGGTAGGGCCAGCGCTCGTCGATGTCGAAGCGGAAACCGAGGCCGGGAACGGCCGGATCGCCACTGGCGCCAAGGAGGCTCCAGGGATCCACCCCGTTGAACATCCACCCCCCCAGCCCCATCGCCTGGAGCATGAGGGCTCCCGCATAGCAGCTTGTGGACAGCTCTGCCGAAAGTTCGGCCATCGACCACTGCTCCACGAAGGTGAGAGGCCATGTATTGGAGACTTCGACTAAGCGGGAGAGTCGCTCTATGCCGGGGACTGGACGTCTGTGGACGTCATCGTAGAGGACGAGGCCGTTCTGCAGCATGTAGCAGAGGTTGAGGAGGACGTGCTGGGCAAGGTCTCCCACAGGAATGACGAGAAGAGTTCCCGGACGGTTGACAACCCAGGTGTTATGAGGCTCCACGTAGGGGACCTCCGGCGGCAGGCCCAGCCGTCCATCCTGGATTTTCCTGATCCGCCTCCCGACGCCTTCCAGGAGTTCCTCGATCTCGAGCTCCCCCTTTTCGTCCCTTTCCGATACAGCCGGCGAATCCCGCATATTCAGGACATAAACTCCCTCGTCGTCCGTGAAAAAAGTCATGCTCGTGTGGAACCCTGCGGCTGAAGGGAACGTCCGCCCTCCGGCGGCCCCGGCATAGTTGGACAGGTGCGGGGCGTAGCGCTGCGCGCGGAAGATCATGTGGTGCCAACTGGTGCTCCCGCCGCACGCCGTCACGACTAGGAGCCTTTCCAGCTCGCTGAGGGGAAGGGGCGGGTGTTCAGATCTATGGGCAAAGATGCCGTCCGGGATTTCGGCCCCCCTAAAAAAACGGCGGGAGCGCCGGCCTGCAAGGGCATCGAGAAGCGCAAAGGCCTGCATGTCGTGGAATCCTGGGGGCAGCTTCAGCTTTTTCAACGGCTCTCTCCTTTTCCAGCTCAACCGGCGCCTTCGGAATCCCCCAAAACATCTTCCACATACAGCATCCTCACTGCCACCATGGCGGCCGCCGCAAGAGGGGTCGCAAGAACAACGCCGATTCCACCCACCAGCACCCCGAGTGTAATCTGCGCGAACAGCATCATTGCCGCCGGCATTTCCACCGCCTGCTGCTGAACGAGCGGGGTGAGCAGGTTGCTTTCCACAGCCTGCACGGCCAGATAGAGAAGAACGACGTAGAGCGCCTGCTGCGGACTCTGGGTAAACGCGAGCAGCACCGCGGGCACCGCCGAGAGGATTGGGCCGAGGTAGGGAACGAAGGCAAAAACTGCCGCCAGCAGGGCGAGCGCCAGGGCAAGGGGCATCCCGAGCAGCCACAGTCCCAACCAGGTCAACACCCCCACCATAGTCATCGACAGGAACGTGCCCACCAGCCACCACCTAAGTGTGTGACTTATCCGCTCCAGCACCTGACGGACCCTGTGCCGCCGGGGCACCGGAAAAAGCCGGACCAGGCCGTTTACGTAGGGGTCGGGCTGGAACGCGAGGTAAAGGCCGAGAAAACAGATTATGACCAGGTTAGCGACCCATCCGAAGGCGGTGGAGAGGGCGCCGGTCATCCGGCCGAGGACGTTTATCCGGCGGGAGGTCCAGTTGATGGATTCCACCTGATCGACAACCTTTTCGCCCCATGGTTGGATCAGCAGGTGCTGCTTCACCTGTGCTGCCTTCTCCGGCAGTGCTACCGACAGTTCCGTCAGTTGCGCTATCACCGGAGCAGCTACTAGCTTACCTCCCCCCCAAAGAACCAAAGCCAGAAAGAGGATGAAGAGTGCAACGGACCAGCCGCCGGACAGCGGTGAACGGGCGGCGACCCAGGAAGCAGGTGCCCTCAGCAGCACCGCCACCAGTATCCCGGCAAAGACGAGCAGAAGCATGTCTATCGTGTACCAGAGAAACGCCAGCAGCACGCCCACGCCTACTGCGATGCCCACCGCAATCAGCACACGCGCGACATACTCTGCCCGGTCTGTTTCGGATTTAACGGAAATGCCTGACTGGTCTTGCGCAGGAATCGGAGAAATAAGACACCTCCGTCAAATCAGGGTGATCAACCTTGGACGCTTCGCCGTCTGGACATGAACTTCTCTTTTTAAGAAAAGCTTATAGGAGCAGCAATTAATGTCAAAAGGCTCACCGCACCCAAGGTTCGGCAGCCTTTGGTCGAGTAGCCGCTGTAATCCAAAATTCCGGGTTCAGGAAAAAGCACCTCGCCCAGCTCAATGAAGTCGCCGGTATTCATTTTCCTCGAAGAAGTATACCGGTATCGCAACAACTCAGCCGCGCGGTTCTCCCTGTGTGGAACCAGGAGGAAGCAATTTTCCGGAAATACGCGATGGATTGTCTGCATCGGCTATCAGAGAGGCTCGTGCCAGAATATAAGCCTTTCGGATGCCCCACCTAGCATCTTTTTCCTCTAAACCTGCACGGCTTACCTCCAGTACGCGTTCCGCATGGCGGAGCAGGGCCTGCCGGTCCTCCTCCCGCCTCACGTGTGGGGCGATGTCTGTGATGACATCCAGCATGCGGCTCAGGACTGCCGCGCTGGACCTGCCGTAATGCCTGATCTGGTTCAATGCGGTGTCGGCGAGTTCCGAAAAGGTTTCCGTCTCGGCTATGATTCGCAAGCGCCCCTCATCGTCGCGCCGGAACGGCGATGGTATCGAGCGCCCAGCCATCCGGCGCAAACCCTGCCCCAGATAATCGATGCAGATAATGGCGGTAAACGGGTCGTTGATGCCTGGGGAAAGGGAGCGTACGGCAATTTCGACGATCTGGCTGATCACGAATCCCACGTCCTGGGTCGCCGTACGCTGATTATCGAGGACAAAGGCGTCGTTGACAGCGTCATGAACCTCCTGAATCTCCGAATTCTTCGGCCAGACACGAGCAATCACATCGTCTTCCCCCACAAAATCTCCAGGCCGCTTGAACAGGCGGACAACAACGTCATTCTCCTTCGCGACCTTCATGAGGAGGTCATTGTCCAGAGCCTTCACGTAACCAAACACGGGTGATCTTATTTCTTCGCAAGCCGCCTTGAGATCTTCCGCAACCTTCCATTGGGCCGGCTCATCCGGCTCCTCCCGGCCGAGCCGGTCCGGAAAGAGCCGGTCGATTGCCTCTACCAGGTCCCGGCCTACGACTGAGATGATGTTCGAGGCCTGGATCAGGGCTGAGACGTGGTGGATGAAGTATATGAGGACGCCGAGACTGAACATCGCCAGCAGGACCCCCATGGAGACGGAAACATGAGGTACGAACGTCTCTCTGTCGATCCCCCTGATCATGCGGAGTGTGAGCAGGCAGAAGATGAAGGTGGAGATAAAGGTTCCCAGGACGATCTGATTTCCCTTGTCCCGCATGAAATTGCGGAGCAGAAAAGGACCGAACTGCTGTGAGGCGAGCGTGAGAGCAACGATGGTGATGGAAAAGGTGACGCCGGCAATCGTGATCATGGATGCCGAGACGACGGCCAGGACCTCCCGGGCGCCATCGGGGCCACCCCTGTAGATCCAGCCGAGCCTGCGGGTAGCATCCTCGCCCAGTTGGACGTCCACAGTGTAGGAGGCGACCCAAAGTGCGACAGAAGCAACCGACATTATTGTTGGAACGAACCAGTAGCTCGTGCGGAGCGTGTCCCAGGAAGCTCTGATTTTCACCAGTCTCGGAAAAGTCATGACCTCGAATCCGCCGAAGCCGTCGTATCGCCTTGTGGATTCTGCTTTCGCAATGAAGCGTCATCACGTGCGTCCAGTGCGCCGGCCCCACGCGGCGGCCGTATCCACCAGCGCGCACGCATCATGACGCTGGAAGGGGCCAGGTCCTTAACGAGAACATCAGGGGCAGGGTCCTTCAGCACTCCTTCCGTCCCGTGCATCGCATCGAGCCTCAGGCCCTTGGCCCTCTCCACATCATCTCCATAGCCTATACCGATCTCGCTACTGCTTCTTGACCCAACGGGCAAATATTCCCGGCTTATTCTCGAGCTGCCCGAATATCCCTTCGTCCAGATCAACTTTGAGTTGCTTCTGAATCTCATCAATTTTGAAATTCTGGAAAACACCTCGCACCTTCACCTTCTGCCCCTTCTGCGGATTCTTCACTACGGCGGGCCCTGCACCCACGACGACGATTTCCGCCACTCCCTCCGGAGCCTCTGAAAGAATGAATGCATTCTTTGTGAGGACTCGCTTCACATAACCATCGGCTACTACCGACTTGCCGTAGTAGGTCACCGGTTCCGCCACAACTACGGTAACGACGATGGGAACGTCCACGTCAGCTTTTTCCTGCATTTTCTTACGTTTCTCGATCATCTTCTGATACTTCTCCTTCTGCTGCGGGTTAAGGACCTCCATTACCTTCTGCTGGTTTTCCTCAAGTATCCGGGTCTCCTTTTCCCGTGCCTCCCGGTACACCTCTCTGATCCTGTCTGCCTGCTCGTTCAGGACAGGGCGTACCTTTTCCTTCTGTTCCTTTGTCAGGTTCAGCTTCCTGCTGAAATCTTCAAAGCTTTCCTTCGGGTTGTATTCTCCTTTCTTCCCCTCCCTCGCAAACGACGGTGAAACGCTGCAGACGCAAAATGCCGCCAGCAGAAGGATCAGGTGTGAACAGATACGCTTCATATAGGTCTCCTTTCGCACGTTTTCGAGTAAGCAGCTCACCTGAAATAGTAGCTGGTAGAAAAGGGAAGTCAAAAACGGGTTGCCGTTGCTGGCTTCATCGCCACCTGCAAGCGCTCGCTCCTGCTTGCACTTGCCCATCCATGCATTAGGCTTATCTAAAGAGGCAGAATCAGCTACAGGAACCGTAAGCCGGGGAGGCCGCCGCATGCCTTTCAATGAAATGCTGATAACAGGCTCTGCCTGGGTTCTGGAGGTATGCGGGATTGTTGCCATCGCAGTGGGGGCGCTCTTCTCCTCCGTGCGAAGCCTGCTGATGTACCTGAAGAAGGGAACCTCGGCCGATGTCTATGCACGCTACCGCAGGCAGCTCAGCAAGGCGATCCTGCTGGGGCTCGAATTCCTTGTGGCAGCGGACATCATAAGGACGGTGGCGATAGAGCCGACCTTCCGCAGCGTAGGCGTCCTGGCGGGGATAGTACTGATTCGGACCTTCCTCAGCTTCACCCTGGAGGTGGAAATCAGCGGCCGATGGCCCTGGTCGCATGGCAATGGGGAGAGACCCGACATCCGGGAAACGAGCAGCCGCAAGACAGGTGAGCGCAATGAAAAAGTTGAGCCGGAGGTAGCGGCCTGAAGTCCGGGAGGGAAACAAACCCATGATGAACAGCGAAAGGAGATGAGATGCGAACCCAGGAAATGCTTCAGACACACCCGCGAAAACCGGTGGCCCAGGATATGTTCAACGACCTTGCAGCCTGCATCACGGCATGCGTCGAGTGCGCCGACGTCTGTACTTCCTGCGCCGATGCCTGCCTCGGTGAACAGAACGTTCAGATGCTCACCCGCTGCATCCGGCTCAACCTCGACTGTGCGGACATCTGCCAGACGACGGCACGCCTTCTCACCCGGCAGACGGAACCGGAGCCGCAACTTCTGCGGATTCAGCTGGAGGCGTGCGCTATCTCCTGCCGCATGTGCGCCGAGGAGTGTGAAAAGCACGCCGAGATGCACAAGCACTGCCGCATCTGCGCCACAGCCTGCCGCAGCTGCGAACAGATGTGCCGCCAGATGATCAAAAGCCTGCCCGCCGGGGCGGGGCTGTCCCACTGAAAATGAATTGCCGGGAGCCGTGTTCTCGGACGGCTCCCGGCAGCTCTTCCCCATCCTCAACGTCTAGAACCAAGGCCATGTCAGCGAGTGCTGAAAAGCAACGGTGGCCCGGAAATCGGGAGACTCGTCACCAAACCCGGCGCCGGCGCCGACTGCGATCACGGTGAGCGGCGTGAGCTGCCGACGGAATCCCAACTCCACCACGTTCGATTCCTTATCCTTCTCACGCTCGTTTTCACGGATGATGTCGATGACCATCATCGTATCCGGGTCGACGCGTCCGCTGAACCCGAAAATCGCCTTGTACATGTCGGCGCGTTCCAGCTCCTCTGCACGGCCACTGTTGTGGGTCCACGCCACGTTCAGATGCATCCGGTGGAGCCATGACGTCTTTACGAAGGGCATCTTCGAGGTGACGAGTTTGAGTGTAGTGTCAACTCCGCTGCTGTAGCGGCCCGAGGGAAAATCCGCATTGGCGGAGAGGGCAACGGCGTCATTACCACATGAACCTCCTTTCCAGCGAAGTGGGCCTGTTCATGACCCTAGCAGACAACGGTATGGATGAGAAAACCGGTACATCCCGGAGGTGAGGGGCGAGCTTTGCTATAATCTTATCAAAAATTAATTCAACGGCCGCAACGCTGTCGCAACTCGATCCTCAGGACAAGCGGGGTGACTGAAGCAAATCCTGCCGGCCACACGACATGAACAACAGAGAAAACGGGACAGATCAACGGGAGAAGTCGGCCCTTCTCGATCAGCTT from Geobacter sp. DSM 9736 includes the following:
- a CDS encoding Spy/CpxP family protein refolding chaperone; the encoded protein is MKKTMVMLFLVALMLPVVLMSGCGAKTPDEKADAIVSELNDSLQLTDVQRRNLDSIMNEILNKRTQIDRQLADQIQYGFTSQLRKDKFDPAEFEEFMLKYNEQSNEMVRFIGQKLSEFHAMLSPPQRNRLVEEIAKNRERWLMQ
- a CDS encoding AI-2E family transporter, which encodes MLIAVGIAVGVGVLLAFLWYTIDMLLLVFAGILVAVLLRAPASWVAARSPLSGGWSVALFILFLALVLWGGGKLVAAPVIAQLTELSVALPEKAAQVKQHLLIQPWGEKVVDQVESINWTSRRINVLGRMTGALSTAFGWVANLVIICFLGLYLAFQPDPYVNGLVRLFPVPRRHRVRQVLERISHTLRWWLVGTFLSMTMVGVLTWLGLWLLGMPLALALALLAAVFAFVPYLGPILSAVPAVLLAFTQSPQQALYVVLLYLAVQAVESNLLTPLVQQQAVEMPAAMMLFAQITLGVLVGGIGVVLATPLAAAAMVAVRMLYVEDVLGDSEGAG
- a CDS encoding DUF2254 domain-containing protein, whose product is MTFPRLVKIRASWDTLRTSYWFVPTIMSVASVALWVASYTVDVQLGEDATRRLGWIYRGGPDGAREVLAVVSASMITIAGVTFSITIVALTLASQQFGPFLLRNFMRDKGNQIVLGTFISTFIFCLLTLRMIRGIDRETFVPHVSVSMGVLLAMFSLGVLIYFIHHVSALIQASNIISVVGRDLVEAIDRLFPDRLGREEPDEPAQWKVAEDLKAACEEIRSPVFGYVKALDNDLLMKVAKENDVVVRLFKRPGDFVGEDDVIARVWPKNSEIQEVHDAVNDAFVLDNQRTATQDVGFVISQIVEIAVRSLSPGINDPFTAIICIDYLGQGLRRMAGRSIPSPFRRDDEGRLRIIAETETFSELADTALNQIRHYGRSSAAVLSRMLDVITDIAPHVRREEDRQALLRHAERVLEVSRAGLEEKDARWGIRKAYILARASLIADADNPSRISGKLLPPGSTQGEPRG
- a CDS encoding Spy/CpxP family protein refolding chaperone, translated to MKRICSHLILLLAAFCVCSVSPSFAREGKKGEYNPKESFEDFSRKLNLTKEQKEKVRPVLNEQADRIREVYREAREKETRILEENQQKVMEVLNPQQKEKYQKMIEKRKKMQEKADVDVPIVVTVVVAEPVTYYGKSVVADGYVKRVLTKNAFILSEAPEGVAEIVVVGAGPAVVKNPQKGQKVKVRGVFQNFKIDEIQKQLKVDLDEGIFGQLENKPGIFARWVKKQ
- a CDS encoding DUF1622 domain-containing protein; this encodes MPFNEMLITGSAWVLEVCGIVAIAVGALFSSVRSLLMYLKKGTSADVYARYRRQLSKAILLGLEFLVAADIIRTVAIEPTFRSVGVLAGIVLIRTFLSFTLEVEISGRWPWSHGNGERPDIRETSSRKTGERNEKVEPEVAA
- a CDS encoding four-helix bundle copper-binding protein: MRTQEMLQTHPRKPVAQDMFNDLAACITACVECADVCTSCADACLGEQNVQMLTRCIRLNLDCADICQTTARLLTRQTEPEPQLLRIQLEACAISCRMCAEECEKHAEMHKHCRICATACRSCEQMCRQMIKSLPAGAGLSH